In the Acidobacteriota bacterium genome, CACTTCGATCACCTGGGAGATCGACAGCCCGGCCGGCTTCCGGGCCCACCGGCGGATCAGCGCCTCGGCGGACGGCTGCGAACTGCAATTCGACCATGCACTGGAAGGCGGCGGCGAAGAGGACCGCTGGGGCGTGGAGTGGAACCTGGCCCTTCCCGGCCGGGGCCTGGTCGCCGCGCCCGGCCGACCGGCGGTGACGCTGGATGGAGCCTGGCACGAGCCCTTCGAAATCGAAGCCACCCGGCGGTTGACCGTGCGCTCCGAGGCGCCGGCGGCGGAGGTGCACTTCGCATTCGATGTTCCCTGTCACGTGATGGCACACCTGGTCGAAACCCTGGTCCGCTCGGAAAGCGGCTTCGAGGGGGTGATCCAGGGCCTTTGCCTGGTGTTCAGCCCCCCCCGCGGTCGACGCAAGCTCAAGGTCGCCGTATCTCTCGCACCACCGCGGAGTTGAATCCGATTCCGTCCGGCCCCTATATTCGACGACGGCGGGATTGCGGAGGATGAAGTTGAGGGCAGAGACCACCACCCGGCGACGAAAACTCACCCGGGGACCCCACGATGGCCCGTAGGTCGCGTCGCCGCCGACAGTCGGGAAAAGACCGCCATGCCCAAGGTGCAGGGGCGCAGGCGGGCACCACGGCGGTCGCCGCCCGCCCCGGGACCGCCGATGACGAAAATCGTTCCCCCGACGGTTTGACACCCGCCACCGCTGCCGCCTATGATCCGCCCGCCGTCTCGCAACCCACCGGAGACGAACCCACGATGCCTTCATTCGGGGAGACGCTGCGGCGGCAACGGGAGTTGCGACAGATCTCGCTCCGGGAAGTCTCCGAAGCGACCAAGATCAACATTCGCTATCTCGAGGCCCTCGAGCGTAACGACTTTACCCACCTCCCGGGTGGGGCTTTCACCCGTGGATACATCCGTTCCTTCGCCCGCGTGATCGGCGTCGACGAAAGCGAGATGGTCGACGCCTATCTCTACGAACTCTCCCAGCAAAACCATAGCGAGGGCCCCACCGGCGAAAGAGGGGTCCAGGCCGAGACCCTGGCCCAACATTTTTCCCTGCCCCGCGGCAACGAGGAAGAGCGTCGGCGACGCGCCCGCATCCTGGCCGTGATCGCCATTGTCCTGCTGACCCTGGCCATCGTCGGTGGCGGCGGCTGGGCACTCTACACCTGGCTCGGCACATCCCCGGCGCAGACGCAGAACCAGGAAGCCCTCGCCCCGTGACGACGACCACCCCCAGCCTGGCGACCAAGCTCCTGGAAGCCATCCGTGGCGGCCAGGCTCCCGGGCGGGCACGACTGGCCGCCGCCCGCGGCGCGTTGCCGCTGGCTCCCGCCGAACTGGCAGTTCTCCAGGTCCTGCTTCTCTCCGATCCCGATGACGCAATTCGCAACAGCGCCCGGCAGAGCCTCGACGAGATCGATCCCGCCGTGGTCGCCGAACTGGCCACGGAGGCCGACACCCCTCCGGCCGTCCTCGAGTGGATTGTCGGCCAGTTGCCGCGCTGGCCCGAAAGCGGGGCGCTGCTGGCCCGTCGCGCCGACCTGTCGAGTGATCTCGGGCGCACGCTCGCCGCCTGCGACGAGGCGGCGACCCTCGAGGCTTTGGCAGGGAATTTCGTCGCCCTCAGCCACGATCCGGAAATCGGCCGCCTGCTGCGTAGCAACCCGAGCCTGCCCCGGGCCGCCCTGCACCGACTTCTCGACCACCTCGAAGAGATCGCCAAGGAAGAAGCCCGCCACGCCGAGCCGACAGAAGAAGACGATCCCGGTTCCGGAACCGACGCTGATCCGCCCCAGCTGCAGCCCGCCACCGACCCCTTCCTCGCCGCCCTTGGCGTCGACGCCGAGGTGGAAGCCCTGCTCCCATCACTGGGCCTCGACCTCGGCCGCCTCGCCGAGCGCAGCGAACTGCTCTGCGATACGGAGGAACTGGACGACGAAGGCCTGATCAAGCGCCTGTCCCGCATGAATGTCGGACAGAAGCTGCGCCTGGCCCTCTTCGGCGGCAAGGAGGAGCGGACGATACTCGTGCGGGACAGCAACCGGATCGTCGCCGCCGCCGTGATCAAGAACCCGAAGTTCACCGAGCAAGAGGCCGACGCGGTGGCCAAATCACGCAACGTGAGCGACGAGGTGCTCCGACTGATCGGCCGCAACAAGGAGTTCGCGCGCAACCCGAAGATCCAGCTCAGTTTGATCCACAATCCCCGGACCCCGGTGGAGTTGGCCATGCACTTCCTCCCGCAACGCAACGACCGGGAGTTGAAGATGCTGTTCAAGAACAGGAACGTTGCCGACGTCGTCCGTCGCCAGGCGAAGAAGATTTTCGATGCGCGCGAGGCACGGCGACGCGTACGGTTGCGCCCCAAGACGCACTGAAACCAGGAGGCGGCGGAGCCAGTGACCCGTGACAGGAAGAAGTGCGATGGTGTAGATTCCCGGGGCAGATCCGCGTCTCTCTTCGACAGCTCTCCGAGAATAGCCATGCGAGCCCTGAAGGCGGTTCGACAGCACCTGAAAAGCTACCACCTCAAATCCGGGGTGTTCCACTTCTATCGTGGCGAGCACGGCCCCGCAGCGGATTTCCTGACCCGCGCCCTGAACGAAGACGGCGATCGGCTCAGCGCCGCCGACCGTCGCGCGGCGCTGTACTACCTGGTGCAGACGCGTATCGGTGCCGCGTTCCACCACGAAACCCGGGGCGATATGGATCGCGCGATCGCCGAGTACCGCAGCGCCCTCGAGGTGATGCCCAGGTACCCGGACGTCCACCTGCGGCTGGGAGACGCCCTGGCCCGTACCGGTCGCCACGACGAGGCCATCGAACACTACGAGCAGGCCATCGAGGTCAATCCTCTCTACGTGCATGCCAGAGTGCGCCTAGGTTTCGCCCACCTCGAAAAAGGTGATTTCGAAGCGGCGCGGCAAGCCTTTCGGGAGGCCGACCAGGCCCGTCGAGCGCGGGCCGAGCAGAGCCTCAAAAGCGCCGAAGAGGCCCTGGGTCGAGGCCAGCCCGAGGAGGCGGCCGCGATCTACAACGATGTCTTTCAAGAGAATCTGGCGCGCTTCAAGCAGGAACTGGAGGAGGGCCTGAACCATCTGCGGATGGAGCGATGGGAAGACGCCGTCACGCATCTCGAGACCGCCGCCGAGCTCTGCCCGCGATATGCCGATGTCCACAATTACCTCGGTGTCGCCCTGGCCGAACAGGGACGGCACAAGCCGGCGGTCCAGGCTTTCCTGGCCTCGGTGAAGATCAATCCCGAATACCTGGTGGCCTGGCTCAACCTGGCTTTCGTGGCCTTCGAACTGGGCGACGAAAAGCTCGCCAGACAAGCGCTGGGGGAGGTCCTCGATCGTGAGGCGGACAACGCCCCCGCCCAGTACCTGCTGGCCCAACTCGGCGGCACCGAGGGCCAGTCGGCGGCGTTGCGGCCATCGAAGCCAGCCGCGCAGGGTCGGTCATGACCATCAGCGCCTGCGGCCAGACCGACCGGGGCCTGCTGCGGCCTCACAACGAAGATGCCCTGCTGATCTCGCTCGACCATGGAGTCTTCGCCGTCGCGGACGGGATGGGAGGCCACGCGGCCGGCGAAGTCGCTTCGGGGATCGCCATCGAAGCGGTGCGCGAGGTGCTCGATCGTCCGAGAGCGGCCGACGACGACATGCCGGGATTGATCCGGCGTGCCATCGACGAGGCCAATCGTCGCATCGCAGACAGGATCCAGCTCAAGCCGGAATACCGCGGCATGGGTACGACCCTGGTGCTGGCGGTGGTGGAAGGCGACCGCTACTGGATCGCCCACGTGGGGGATTCCCGGGCCTACCGCATCCGCGGCTCGGAGATCCGCCAGCTGACATCCGACCACTCCTTCGTCAACGAACTGGTGCGACTGGGCATGCTTTCCCGGGAGCAGGCCGCCCGGGACCCGCGCCGCAACGTGGTGACCCGGGCCCTGGGCAGCGGGCCCTCCGTGGTCGCTGACGTGGTGGAGGAGGTCGCCCAACCGGGTGACCTGCTCCTGCTCTGTTCCGATGGCCTCAACAGCATGCTCGATGACGAGACGATTCTCGCCACGGCCATGGCGGCACGGCAGGACCTGGATGATGGCTGCCGCCGGCTCGTGGCGGCCGCCAACGCCGCCGGAGGCGAAGACAACATCACGGTGATCCTCGTCCAACCCGTCGGCTCTCCGGTCGACTCGGTGACGCCGACCCAGCCGGTGGCGGCTCCGCCCTCGGACTCCGGCGAACAGCAGGACTGACGGCCGGCCCCTCTCGAGCGGGAAACCGCTTTCGAAGCCTTTCTTGACCCGGCTTGCACCGCCTTTTATATTCGTCGCATCAAGAGGTTATCTTGCCGTTGTCGTTCGATCGCCTGCGTTCCCTGCCCACCCGGCTTTGGCTGGTGGCAGCAGCCGCCGCCCTGGCGGTTCCCGCGGTATCGGCGATCGACCCGGCCTACCTGGCGGCTCTCGAATCCCTGGCCGGGTCCAGCGGCTTGATTGGAGACGACCTTTCCCCGGCCCTGACCCTGGACGCCACGAGCCCCGCGGCGCGGCTGCTGCGTTCACGTCCCCGCATCGAACATGCCATAGAGCTCACCGTGGCCGCCCCGCCCCTGCGTGTTCACCTCCCACCCGAACTGGCCGCCCGGCTGCCCGACGTGGATCGCGACGGCAGGGCCGACCGTGCGGCTCTGGCGGCCCGCATCGCCCAGCGCACGCTGGCCATCTGTCGTCGCTCGGGACTTGGCGCCCCCCTCGATGACGGCGACGGAGAAATCGACATCTACCTGCTCGATCTGGGCCGCCAGGCGCGGGGATTCGCCGCCCTCGAACAGGCAGTCGGTCCGGGCCCCGGCGCCTTCGGCTTTGCCGTGGTCAATGCTTCCGCCAGGGAAACCGACCAGGACTTCGCCGCCATGGTCGCCAGGCTGGTCGCCAGGCTGGCCTTCGCCGCCGTCGATGCACAAGCTCCTTCCTGGTGGATCGAACCCAGCGCCCTGTGGATCCAAACCCGGGTCAGCGGACCATCCCTCGAAAGTGAGCGGGCCCTCACGGCCCGCTGGAATCACCCGGAAGTCGGACTCACCACATCCGACCCTCTTCTCGCCCGGGGCAATATCGGCCTGCTCTGGTCGACGGACTCGACATCCTCGGCTTCACGGGCCCTGGGTGCCGGTTGGAAAGCTCTTGCGCAACGGGTGGCCGATACCAGCGCCTTCGAGGCCATCGATCAGGCTCTTGTCGATGCCCTGGGCCTCGGCCTGCTCGACCTCCAGGAGCGGGCGGCCGCCATGCAACTGGCCACCGGCTTCGTTCCCGCGCGCATGGCCGGCAGCGTGGCCACCCTGCCGGTCATGGGAGAGTCCAGTTCGCTGCCTCTGGGCCCCGGTTCTCTGGGGATCTTCCGCATCGCTCCCGATCCGCACCAGGAAGGCGGAACCCTGTTGTGGGTCTACCCCGGAGAGGGCGACTGGCGCGCCACGCTGCTCTGCAAGCGCCGGATCGAGGGCTGGGAACTCGCTCCGGTGGAAGCCGGCGGGGACGGAAACTTCCAGGTGTCGATCCCCTGGCAGGACTACCAGCGGGCCTTTCTCCTGCTCACCCGCCTCGATCGCTCCTCTCCCCCCGTGCGCCCCGCCATCGCCGCCCGGGCGGCGAGTTCCGAAGGTCCCTATGCCCTGTCGTCCCTGGCCGCCACCCGTCGATGGGAACGAACCGTCGAGATCCGCTGGAGCAGCGCCTGGGAGGACGGTCTTTTCGGCTGGATCGTCGAGCGCGCCCCGGCACCGGAAGGCCCCTGGTCGGTGGTCGGCTCGGTTCCCCTTCCGGCCCTGGGCGCCCGCGGCGAGGGCGGTGCCTACTCGTTGATCGATCGCTCCCCGGGGGCCGGCTCCTACTACAGGGTCGTCGGTCTGACCACCCTCGGACTCCGCGTGACAGGGCCGTCCATCGCCGTCGCCGGCGGTGAGTAGTCGCGCGGTGCGTGACGGCGCGAGGGGAACCGTCCCGTGAAGATCGTGGCCCTGGATCCGCCGGCCGGTCGCCTCGACGAGGTCTTCCATGTTCTTCGACAGCGCGGCCACGAAGCCGAGGCCCATCCCGCGTCCATTCTTCCATCGATGGCCGACCTGGCCTCCCGGTGTGACGTGCTGATCCTCTTCGAACGGGAGCGAGTGGCGGACCTGCTCGCCCAGCTCCGGGACGACCCCCAGGCCGGCTCGCTGCCGGTCGCGTTCGTGGGCGACGAGAAGGCTGGACTGCAGGCCCTGGAGGCGGGGGCCGACATCTGGATCTCCGCCAACGAGGCCCCCGGCGTGATGGCGCTCCGCCTCGACGCGCTGGCCCGCCGCTCCCGCCTGGGGGGCGCACCCCGCCTCGATTCCCTGACGGGACTGATCGGTCGCCGCCGGCTGCTCGAGCGGCTCAGGCACGAATTCGACCGCTGCGCCCGCTACCGTCGAAGCCTGGGCCTGCTGGTGGTGGAGCCCGATCCCATCGAGGCGATCAACCGTGACTTCGGCATGGAGGTCGGCGACCAGGCGCTGCGGGGGCTGGCGGATCTCCTGCGCGGCCTGGTGCGCGACGTGGACATCCTGGGCCGACTGTCCGGCAAGCGCTTTGCGATGATCCTTCCCGAAACCGATGCCGGTGGAGCCCTGACGGCCGCCTCGCGACTGCGGGACGCGGCGGAGGGCTATCTCTTCCCGGCTCTGCGCGGAGGCACGCCGCTGCGCCTGCCGGTCTGCGTGGGTGTCGCGGCCTTTCCCTCGCGCAGCGTGGACACCGCCGACGATCTCCTGGGCCGAGCCCTCGAAGCGCTGGGCCAGGCCCGTCGCCGGGGAGGCAACACCGTGGTGGCCTTCGGTGCCGGCGATGTGATCTGGTCCCGACGAGCCCCGAGTCCCGCCGAGTTCGAGTAACGCGTGGGCCTGGTTGGTAGCCCTCCAGCAGGCGCGGTAGACTCCATGGTGGGAGAGTCCGGCATGTCCGCTTTCTGCAAACTGTTGATCGTGATCCTCATGGCCCCCCTGGCCGCCACCGCCTGGGGGCAAGGCACCCCTGTGGCGCCGAGCACCATCGACGAGGAAATCAGCCTGGAACTCGAGGATGGACTGATCACCCACGGTCTGCTCGTCCTCCCCGAGCATGCCTCCCGGCCCCTTCCCCTGGTACTCCTGCTTCACGCTTTCGGCAAGGACCGCGACGGCATGCTGGACCTGGCCGACGCTCTCGCGAGCAGGGGCATGGCGGCCCTGGCCATCGACATTCGTGGGCACGGGGCGTCGAGCGGCACGACGGGCCGCGAACTCTTTTCCTACGCCGTGATCCCCCAGAAGAAGCTCCGGCAGGCGGTGGACGATCAACGGCAGGTGATCAACCACCTTCGCGGGCACCCGCGCCTGGATCTTCAGCGGCTTGGCGTGGTCGGTATCGCGGAAGGCGGGCAGATCGCCGCCGCGCTGGGAGGGAGACTGCCCGAAGTCCGCGGCCTGGTCATCGTCGACGCGGTGGCCCCGGCTCCCGGCTTCCACCCTGACACGGACCTGGGATACTACGGCGAGCGGCCGGCCCTCTTCATCTGCTCCGCGGTGCCTCGCTCGAAGATTCAGGCCGAGGTTCTCGCGAACTATGGAACGGGCGAGCGCAAGATTTTCTGCACCGATACCTACGAGAGCGGAGATGACCTGGTGATGCCGCCCTCTCCAGCCGTCGAGGAGGTCGTCCATTGGCTCGAGGACAAGCTGGCCGCCGTGCACCCCTGATCGCGCTCGCGTCGTGCTGCCTGCTGATGCTGGCCCTCGCCGGCTGCCGGGCGGCACAGCCTTCGACCGGGGTGCGGGACGGCGTCGTCCGTCTCCCCATACCGGCCGATCCCGCCACACTCTCCTTTTCCCGTGCCCACGACAAGTGGTCGCTGGTCTTGACGGAACTGATCGGCGATTCGCTGATCGGTCTCGACGCGTCCCTCCGGCCCGTGCCGCGCATCGCCCGGAAGTGGCAGTGGAGCGACGATCATCGACGGCTGACCTTCGAACTGAGAAAGGATGTACTCTGGCACGACGGTCGCCGGGTCACCTCCGCCGACGTGGTGCATACATGGAAGCTCCTCTCCGGCCCCGAGAGCAGCAGCTCGGCCTGGACCCCCGGCATGGCGGCGGCTTCCCGGGTCGACGCTCCGGATCCATGGACCGTCACCGTGGACTACGACGAACCCTATGCCCCGGCCCTCGGATCCTGGGGGGTCCCCCTGATCCCCGCCCATCGGCCCCAGGACGACCCCCAACTGGTGGGCTGCGGCCCCTGGCGTTTCGTGAGTTGGGACCGGGGAGCGCGCATCGTGCTCGAAGCCAACCCCGGGCACTATGCGGCGCCACGGCTCCGTCGCCTGGTCTTCGAAATCATCCCGGATCGAACCACCCAGTTCCAGGCACTGAAAACCGGAGAGCTGGACATGGCGGGCCTGACGCCATCCCAGGTCCGTGCCTTCCGCCAGGACGCGGGCCTGAACGAGCGCCTGGCGATGATCGAATACAGGATCCTCTACTACTTCTTCATCGCCTGGCGGGACGACGGCGAAGGCGGACTCTTCCATGACCCGCGCACGCGGCAGGCCATGACGATGGCGATCGACCGGGACGGGCTGACGGCCATCTTCGACGAACTCTGCCAGACCGGCGCCACGGCCTTTCATCCCGACAGTTGGGCTTTCGATCCCGCCGTCGAGCCCTGGCCTTTCGACCCCCAGGCCGCCGGGAGCCTGCTGGCGGAGATGGGCTGGAAGGATATCGACGGAGACGGCATCCTCGAACGCGACGGCAAGGACTTCCGCTTCAAGCTGGCCTATTCCCTGGGCTCTGCGGAGATCGAGCGCATCGCCACCTACGTCCAGCAACAACTGGAGGCCATCGGCGTGCAGGCGGTTCTCGACCCCTCCGAATGGGCGCTGTTTCTCGAGCGCGCCCGCAAGACGCGGGACTACGACGCGTTGATGATGGGCTGGAGCCTGGACGTGGATCCGGACGCCTACGACCTGTTCCACTCGTCCCAGCGAGCGGTCGGAGGCGCCAACTACACCCAACTCGCCGACCCCCTCGTCGACTCGCTGATCGAAGAGGGACGCCGCAGCCTCGACAGGCAGGCCCGGCGCGAGATCTACTCCCGCCTGCAGCGGCGCCTGCACCAGCTCGAACCCCAGACCGTGCTCTTCTACCCCATGTCCCCCCTGGCCTACGACCGGCGACTCGAAAACCTGGAGACCAGCCCGCTGGGTCCCCTGCGCTTCATCCCCGGAGCCTCGAACTGGCGCTGGAGCGCCGCGGGAGAGTGACCCTGAACACGCTTCCCCACTCGCCCGGACTGCTGGCCTACGCCTTCGGGCGCTGCCTGGGAGCGGTGCTGACGGTGGTGGCCCTCTCGTTCGTCACTTTCGCGGTGATGACCTGGCTTCCCGGGGACCCCCTGGCGGTCTTCGAGAGCCAGGAGCGGGGCCGGGCCCTGAACGAGGCCCGACGGGCCGCCCTCGCCTCGGAATGGAACCTCGCCGCGCCGCTCCATGTTCGCTACGGCCACTGGCTGACCGGGGCTCTGCGCGGCGACCTCGGCCGATCGCTGAGGACACGACGCCCCGTCATCGACGAACTGACCCATCGCCTCGGTCCGACCCTCGAGCTTTCCCTGGGCGCCACGCTGCTGGCCCTGGTCACGTCCCTTCCGCTCGGTTGGTGGCTGGCCCGACGCCGCCGCAGCCTGGTGGACCGCTCGGCCCTGGTGGGACTCGTCGCTCTTTACGCCTTGCCCGTCTTTTGGCTCGCCATGCTCCTGCAAGCCCTGCTGGCCGTGCGCTGGGGCCTGGTTCCTCTCTACGGCCGCCTTCCCGCGGGTGGCGCCGCCGACCTGGGCACACGACTGCACCACCTGGCCCTGCCGGCCACCTGCCTGGCCCTGCATCAGCTCGCCTTCTACGCCCGATTTGCACGGAACACCGCCGCGGAGGGCCTCGACTCGATCCAGACGCTCTTCGCCC is a window encoding:
- a CDS encoding helix-turn-helix domain-containing protein translates to MPSFGETLRRQRELRQISLREVSEATKINIRYLEALERNDFTHLPGGAFTRGYIRSFARVIGVDESEMVDAYLYELSQQNHSEGPTGERGVQAETLAQHFSLPRGNEEERRRRARILAVIAIVLLTLAIVGGGGWALYTWLGTSPAQTQNQEALAP
- a CDS encoding tetratricopeptide repeat protein, with product MRALKAVRQHLKSYHLKSGVFHFYRGEHGPAADFLTRALNEDGDRLSAADRRAALYYLVQTRIGAAFHHETRGDMDRAIAEYRSALEVMPRYPDVHLRLGDALARTGRHDEAIEHYEQAIEVNPLYVHARVRLGFAHLEKGDFEAARQAFREADQARRARAEQSLKSAEEALGRGQPEEAAAIYNDVFQENLARFKQELEEGLNHLRMERWEDAVTHLETAAELCPRYADVHNYLGVALAEQGRHKPAVQAFLASVKINPEYLVAWLNLAFVAFELGDEKLARQALGEVLDREADNAPAQYLLAQLGGTEGQSAALRPSKPAAQGRS
- a CDS encoding Stp1/IreP family PP2C-type Ser/Thr phosphatase; the protein is MTISACGQTDRGLLRPHNEDALLISLDHGVFAVADGMGGHAAGEVASGIAIEAVREVLDRPRAADDDMPGLIRRAIDEANRRIADRIQLKPEYRGMGTTLVLAVVEGDRYWIAHVGDSRAYRIRGSEIRQLTSDHSFVNELVRLGMLSREQAARDPRRNVVTRALGSGPSVVADVVEEVAQPGDLLLLCSDGLNSMLDDETILATAMAARQDLDDGCRRLVAAANAAGGEDNITVILVQPVGSPVDSVTPTQPVAAPPSDSGEQQD
- a CDS encoding GGDEF domain-containing protein; this encodes MKIVALDPPAGRLDEVFHVLRQRGHEAEAHPASILPSMADLASRCDVLILFERERVADLLAQLRDDPQAGSLPVAFVGDEKAGLQALEAGADIWISANEAPGVMALRLDALARRSRLGGAPRLDSLTGLIGRRRLLERLRHEFDRCARYRRSLGLLVVEPDPIEAINRDFGMEVGDQALRGLADLLRGLVRDVDILGRLSGKRFAMILPETDAGGALTAASRLRDAAEGYLFPALRGGTPLRLPVCVGVAAFPSRSVDTADDLLGRALEALGQARRRGGNTVVAFGAGDVIWSRRAPSPAEFE
- a CDS encoding alpha/beta fold hydrolase, with the protein product MSAFCKLLIVILMAPLAATAWGQGTPVAPSTIDEEISLELEDGLITHGLLVLPEHASRPLPLVLLLHAFGKDRDGMLDLADALASRGMAALAIDIRGHGASSGTTGRELFSYAVIPQKKLRQAVDDQRQVINHLRGHPRLDLQRLGVVGIAEGGQIAAALGGRLPEVRGLVIVDAVAPAPGFHPDTDLGYYGERPALFICSAVPRSKIQAEVLANYGTGERKIFCTDTYESGDDLVMPPSPAVEEVVHWLEDKLAAVHP
- a CDS encoding ABC transporter substrate-binding protein encodes the protein MARGQAGRRAPLIALASCCLLMLALAGCRAAQPSTGVRDGVVRLPIPADPATLSFSRAHDKWSLVLTELIGDSLIGLDASLRPVPRIARKWQWSDDHRRLTFELRKDVLWHDGRRVTSADVVHTWKLLSGPESSSSAWTPGMAAASRVDAPDPWTVTVDYDEPYAPALGSWGVPLIPAHRPQDDPQLVGCGPWRFVSWDRGARIVLEANPGHYAAPRLRRLVFEIIPDRTTQFQALKTGELDMAGLTPSQVRAFRQDAGLNERLAMIEYRILYYFFIAWRDDGEGGLFHDPRTRQAMTMAIDRDGLTAIFDELCQTGATAFHPDSWAFDPAVEPWPFDPQAAGSLLAEMGWKDIDGDGILERDGKDFRFKLAYSLGSAEIERIATYVQQQLEAIGVQAVLDPSEWALFLERARKTRDYDALMMGWSLDVDPDAYDLFHSSQRAVGGANYTQLADPLVDSLIEEGRRSLDRQARREIYSRLQRRLHQLEPQTVLFYPMSPLAYDRRLENLETSPLGPLRFIPGASNWRWSAAGE
- a CDS encoding ABC transporter permease; this translates as MTLNTLPHSPGLLAYAFGRCLGAVLTVVALSFVTFAVMTWLPGDPLAVFESQERGRALNEARRAALASEWNLAAPLHVRYGHWLTGALRGDLGRSLRTRRPVIDELTHRLGPTLELSLGATLLALVTSLPLGWWLARRRRSLVDRSALVGLVALYALPVFWLAMLLQALLAVRWGLVPLYGRLPAGGAADLGTRLHHLALPATCLALHQLAFYARFARNTAAEGLDSIQTLFARACGLGETRIVWRHGILPSLVALVTLAGLVLPSLVTGAVLIETLFAWPGMGRLFVVAIQARDFPVVLAMTVMIGSLTVAGSLLADLGGRLADPRLRVGGSQP